One part of the Enterococcus sp. DIV1094 genome encodes these proteins:
- the rplK gene encoding 50S ribosomal protein L11, with the protein MAKKVEKIVKLQIPAGKATPAPPVGPALGQAGINIMGFTKEFNARTADQAGLIIPVVISVYEDRSFTFVTKTPPAAVLLKKAAKIEKGSGEPNKTKVAKVSSDQVKEIAELKMEDLNAANVEAAMRMVEGTARSMGITVE; encoded by the coding sequence GTGGCAAAGAAAGTAGAAAAAATCGTTAAATTGCAAATCCCTGCAGGTAAAGCAACTCCAGCTCCCCCAGTAGGTCCTGCGCTAGGTCAAGCGGGTATCAACATCATGGGATTCACAAAAGAATTCAATGCTCGTACAGCTGATCAAGCAGGTTTGATCATTCCAGTTGTGATTTCTGTATACGAAGATCGTTCATTCACATTCGTTACAAAAACACCACCAGCTGCAGTATTATTGAAAAAAGCAGCGAAAATCGAAAAAGGTTCAGGCGAACCAAACAAAACTAAAGTTGCTAAAGTTTCTAGCGATCAAGTAAAAGAAATCGCTGAATTAAAAATGGAAGACCTAAACGCAGCTAACGTTGAAGCAGCAATGCGCATGGTTGAAGGAACTGCACGAAGCATGGGGATCACTGTAGAATAA
- the sdaAA gene encoding L-serine ammonia-lyase, iron-sulfur-dependent, subunit alpha, translating to MFLSIEELVQQAQHYPSVAELMIAIEMEMNGRSREQIISIMEKNLAVMEQSIAEGNEGVTSVTGITGGDAKKMDDYLSHGDFLSGETILTAVRNAIAVNEVNAKMGLICATPTAGSAGVVPGVLMAVRDRLQLTHEQQLDFLFTAGAFGLVIANNASISGAEGGCQAEVGSASAMASAALVCAKNGTPHQAAQAVAITLKNMMGLICDPVAGLVEVPCVKRNALGSSQAFISADMALAGIESVIPPDEVVAAMYQVGRQMPSIFKETAEGGLAVTPTAKRLTKEILERQV from the coding sequence ATGTTTTTATCAATTGAAGAATTAGTCCAACAAGCACAACACTACCCTAGCGTTGCTGAATTGATGATTGCGATCGAAATGGAGATGAATGGCCGTTCTCGTGAACAGATCATTTCCATCATGGAAAAAAATCTAGCGGTAATGGAACAGTCGATTGCAGAAGGCAATGAAGGAGTGACCTCCGTTACAGGGATCACGGGTGGTGACGCAAAGAAAATGGACGACTACCTTTCTCATGGTGATTTTCTGAGCGGCGAAACGATTTTGACAGCCGTCCGTAATGCGATTGCGGTGAATGAAGTCAACGCAAAAATGGGGTTGATCTGTGCAACCCCTACTGCAGGTAGTGCAGGGGTCGTTCCTGGTGTTTTGATGGCCGTACGTGATCGTTTGCAATTAACACATGAACAGCAACTCGACTTTTTGTTTACAGCTGGTGCTTTTGGCTTAGTCATCGCAAACAATGCGTCGATCAGTGGAGCTGAAGGCGGTTGTCAAGCAGAAGTCGGTTCTGCGAGTGCGATGGCTTCCGCTGCCTTAGTTTGTGCGAAAAACGGGACACCTCATCAAGCGGCTCAAGCGGTGGCGATCACATTGAAAAATATGATGGGCTTGATCTGTGATCCTGTTGCCGGGCTTGTAGAAGTGCCTTGCGTTAAACGAAATGCTTTAGGTTCGTCACAAGCTTTCATTTCAGCTGATATGGCTTTAGCTGGCATCGAAAGCGTGATCCCACCTGATGAAGTGGTGGCTGCCATGTATCAAGTGGGTCGACAAATGCCTTCTATTTTTAAAGAAACCGCAGAAGGTGGACTGGCAGTGACCCCTACAGCGAAACGATTGACGAAAGAAATCTTAGAAAGGCAAGTATAG
- the sdaAB gene encoding L-serine ammonia-lyase, iron-sulfur-dependent subunit beta, which yields MKELKYRSVFDIIGPVMIGPSSSHTAGAARIGKIVRSIFGEQPDSVDIYLYESFAKTYRGHGTDIALVGGLLGMEPDDSRLADSLKLAHEAGMEVLFVPKNEKADHPNSVKMLLKKGNRKLSVTGISIGGGNIQISELNGFKISLSMGTPTLIIVHQDVPGMIAKVTNILSETNTNIGTMTVTRESKGENAIMIIEVDDRQVEDTVKKLKQLPNIDSVNYFE from the coding sequence ATGAAAGAATTAAAGTACAGAAGTGTATTTGATATTATCGGCCCTGTAATGATTGGGCCAAGCAGCTCGCATACCGCTGGGGCTGCAAGGATCGGAAAAATCGTCCGAAGTATTTTTGGTGAGCAACCAGATTCTGTTGACATCTACCTTTATGAGTCTTTTGCAAAAACGTATCGTGGACATGGCACCGATATTGCCTTGGTCGGCGGGTTGTTAGGTATGGAACCAGATGATTCTCGTTTAGCTGACTCTTTGAAATTAGCACATGAAGCTGGCATGGAAGTTTTGTTTGTGCCGAAAAATGAGAAAGCGGATCATCCCAATTCGGTCAAAATGTTGCTAAAAAAAGGGAATCGAAAATTGTCTGTGACAGGTATCTCCATTGGCGGAGGCAATATCCAGATCTCTGAATTGAATGGTTTCAAGATTTCATTAAGCATGGGAACGCCAACTTTGATCATCGTTCACCAAGATGTTCCTGGAATGATCGCTAAAGTGACGAATATTCTTTCAGAAACCAACACCAACATTGGAACAATGACGGTTACCCGTGAATCAAAAGGGGAAAATGCCATCATGATCATTGAAGTAGATGATCGCCAAGTAGAAGACACAGTAAAAAAACTGAAGCAATTGCCAAATATTGACAGTGTCAATTATTTCGAGTAA
- a CDS encoding Abi family protein, whose product MDDKVKQKLFTVKEALEEKGKNEAILRHPKASFEDLIDELVLKGIGFNIMNKGEAKKILSNLNYYYKLTVYRRNFKRDADGKYVNLEFSYLTDLASVDMQLRYILLTATLDIEHAMKTFLITHITENLNEDGYKIVNKFFHSTLTTSYEMNREKILHKIKEKSHYQRKLYEAHKDSLSIWVLVEVMSFGEFTRLFEFYLKKYSITEFETRRMSGIIHAVKRIRNCCAHNNPLLFYLSRNELEHPNRIISDYCKKAKIGEAFYRCVKVHDIVAVLYAHDFFVKGIGTRKFRHKELLNLTIRSIDRFDYLPKDNDIYYFFRLLRMVLNSYKIE is encoded by the coding sequence ATGGATGATAAAGTCAAACAAAAATTATTTACTGTTAAAGAAGCATTAGAAGAGAAGGGAAAGAATGAAGCAATACTAAGACATCCTAAAGCATCTTTTGAGGACCTTATAGATGAGTTAGTTTTAAAGGGGATAGGATTTAATATAATGAATAAGGGTGAGGCTAAGAAAATTCTAAGCAACTTAAATTACTATTATAAATTGACTGTGTATAGGCGAAATTTTAAAAGAGATGCGGATGGCAAATATGTAAATTTAGAATTTAGCTATCTAACAGATTTAGCGAGTGTGGATATGCAATTAAGATATATACTTTTAACAGCAACTTTAGATATTGAGCATGCGATGAAAACTTTCCTAATAACACATATCACTGAAAATCTAAATGAAGATGGGTATAAGATAGTTAATAAATTTTTTCACTCTACTTTAACAACTTCTTACGAAATGAACAGAGAAAAAATTTTACATAAAATTAAAGAGAAAAGTCATTATCAAAGGAAATTATACGAAGCACATAAAGATTCCCTTTCAATTTGGGTTCTTGTAGAGGTAATGAGTTTTGGTGAATTTACTAGATTATTTGAATTTTATTTAAAAAAATATTCTATAACTGAATTTGAAACCCGACGCATGAGTGGAATCATACACGCTGTAAAAAGAATTAGAAATTGTTGTGCTCACAATAATCCATTACTATTCTATTTAAGTAGAAATGAATTAGAACATCCAAATAGGATTATTAGTGATTATTGTAAAAAAGCCAAGATAGGCGAAGCTTTTTATAGATGTGTAAAAGTTCATGATATTGTAGCAGTTCTCTATGCACATGATTTTTTTGTTAAAGGTATAGGAACTAGAAAATTTCGTCATAAAGAATTATTAAATTTAACTATCAGAAGTATCGATCGATTTGATTATTTACCAAAGGATAATGATATCTATTATTTTTTCCGTTTATTAAGGATGGTGCTTAATTCATATAAAATCGAGTGA
- the rplJ gene encoding 50S ribosomal protein L10 → MSEAIIAKKAAIVDEVSAKFTEAASVVVVDYRGLTVDEVTRLRKQLREANVEMKVIKNSILSRAAKKAGLDGMDEVFTGPTAVAFSNEDVVAPAKIMDEFAKEAKALEIKGGIIEGKVSSLEEITALAKLPNREGLLSMLLSVLQAPVRNVAYAINAVAEKEDGDAA, encoded by the coding sequence ATGAGTGAAGCAATTATCGCAAAAAAAGCAGCAATCGTTGATGAAGTAAGTGCAAAATTTACAGAAGCAGCTTCTGTAGTCGTAGTTGACTACCGTGGATTAACTGTTGATGAAGTAACACGCTTACGTAAACAACTTCGTGAAGCGAACGTTGAAATGAAAGTTATCAAAAACTCTATCCTTTCACGTGCAGCTAAAAAAGCAGGCCTAGATGGCATGGACGAAGTTTTCACTGGACCTACAGCCGTTGCATTCAGTAACGAAGACGTAGTAGCACCAGCGAAAATCATGGACGAATTTGCTAAAGAAGCAAAAGCATTAGAAATCAAAGGCGGTATCATCGAAGGTAAAGTATCTTCATTGGAAGAAATCACGGCATTGGCAAAATTGCCAAACCGCGAAGGACTTCTATCTATGTTGCTATCTGTACTACAAGCGCCAGTCCGCAACGTGGCTTACGCTATCAACGCAGTCGCAGAAAAAGAAGATGGAGATGCAGCTTAA
- a CDS encoding tyrosine-type recombinase/integrase, with protein sequence MNSKDNNVHGFGHTHCSPLFAAALSLKEVQERLGHSDIHTTMNIYTHAIKKQKNNLPINLHNRLSF encoded by the coding sequence ATAAATTCAAAAGATAATAATGTTCATGGATTTGGTCATACTCATTGTAGTCCATTATTTGCAGCTGCTTTATCTTTAAAAGAGGTACAAGAACGTCTTGGCCATTCAGATATTCATACAACAATGAATATTTACACCCATGCAATCAAAAAACAAAAAAACAATCTGCCAATAAATTTGCACAATAGATTAAGTTTCTAG
- the rplL gene encoding 50S ribosomal protein L7/L12 codes for MALNIENIVAELKEATILELNDLVKAIEEEFGVSAAAPVAAVAAGGGAAAEEQTEFTVELTAAGDQKVKVIKAVREATGLGLKEAKAVVDGAPAPVKEGVSKEEAEELKAKLEEVGASVTVK; via the coding sequence ATGGCATTGAACATTGAAAACATCGTTGCTGAGTTAAAAGAAGCAACTATCCTAGAACTTAACGACCTAGTTAAAGCTATTGAAGAAGAATTTGGCGTATCTGCTGCTGCTCCTGTAGCTGCAGTTGCTGCTGGTGGCGGTGCTGCTGCTGAAGAACAAACTGAATTCACTGTAGAATTAACTGCAGCTGGAGACCAAAAAGTTAAAGTTATCAAAGCAGTTCGTGAAGCAACTGGCTTAGGCTTGAAAGAAGCTAAAGCAGTAGTTGACGGCGCTCCTGCACCAGTTAAAGAAGGCGTTTCTAAAGAAGAAGCTGAAGAATTAAAAGCTAAACTTGAAGAAGTTGGCGCTTCTGTAACAGTTAAATAA
- a CDS encoding amidohydrolase, whose translation MRTLIKNVHILTMDDQLTEYKNGYLLIEENRVLELGKWQEGIASAEEVIDGEGGILLPGFVNTHTHAGMIPFRSLGDDVPDRLRRFLFPLEAYMTPELVAASTAYAISEMLLSGVTGFCDMYYFEDQVAQVCDQFKIRAVLGETIIDMPVCDNPEPSGGLTYSETFLPKWQGHPLITPALAPHAPNTNTYEGLKQTVELSKRFDVPITLHVAEMDYEMKELAERYQQTPFELLKELGFMERPLIMAHCIHMTEADIALVAAAGEKVGIAHCIGANTKSAKGVAPVKEMLSAGLTVGLGTDGPSSGNTLDLFTQMKLFANFHKTFEKDRALFPAKEIVRLATRGGAELLDFKETGQLAVGNKADFIIVETQSVNMFPIFDPYSALVYSANASNVAHVWVDGKQLVRDHQLVHHDFKKIKANLYEQMEQFVFEAKQRM comes from the coding sequence ATGAGAACCTTGATAAAAAATGTTCATATCCTAACAATGGATGATCAACTGACTGAATATAAAAATGGTTATCTGTTAATAGAAGAAAACCGTGTACTTGAGTTGGGCAAATGGCAAGAAGGGATCGCCTCTGCGGAAGAAGTAATTGATGGAGAGGGTGGTATCTTATTGCCAGGGTTCGTGAATACACATACGCATGCTGGCATGATTCCTTTTCGATCTTTAGGTGACGATGTCCCAGATCGGTTGCGCCGTTTCTTGTTTCCATTAGAAGCTTACATGACACCAGAGCTAGTGGCAGCAAGCACCGCTTATGCAATCAGTGAAATGTTACTTAGTGGTGTGACTGGTTTTTGTGATATGTACTATTTTGAAGATCAAGTCGCGCAAGTGTGTGATCAATTTAAGATTCGTGCGGTCCTTGGCGAAACGATCATTGATATGCCTGTCTGTGATAATCCAGAGCCATCTGGCGGGTTGACCTACAGTGAAACGTTCCTGCCGAAATGGCAAGGGCATCCGTTGATCACGCCAGCTCTTGCGCCACATGCGCCGAATACCAATACGTATGAAGGATTGAAACAGACAGTTGAATTGAGTAAACGATTCGATGTGCCGATCACTTTACATGTCGCAGAAATGGATTACGAAATGAAAGAATTGGCGGAACGTTATCAACAAACGCCTTTTGAGCTATTGAAAGAACTGGGATTTATGGAACGACCATTGATCATGGCACACTGTATCCATATGACAGAAGCAGATATTGCTTTAGTTGCTGCAGCAGGAGAGAAAGTCGGTATTGCCCATTGCATCGGCGCAAATACAAAGTCGGCTAAAGGGGTAGCGCCAGTAAAAGAAATGCTTTCTGCTGGCTTGACTGTCGGTTTAGGTACAGACGGCCCAAGTAGTGGCAATACGTTAGATCTCTTTACGCAAATGAAGCTATTTGCTAATTTCCATAAAACCTTTGAAAAAGATCGCGCACTTTTTCCAGCGAAGGAAATCGTCCGCTTAGCAACAAGAGGAGGGGCAGAATTGCTGGACTTTAAAGAAACTGGCCAGCTTGCGGTAGGGAATAAAGCCGATTTTATTATCGTTGAAACACAGTCTGTGAACATGTTTCCGATTTTTGATCCTTATTCTGCGTTAGTTTACTCAGCGAATGCTTCCAACGTGGCACATGTATGGGTGGATGGGAAACAGCTCGTACGTGATCATCAATTGGTCCATCACGACTTTAAAAAAATCAAAGCAAACCTTTATGAACAGATGGAGCAATTTGTTTTTGAAGCAAAGCAGAGAATGTAA
- a CDS encoding TVP38/TMEM64 family protein, whose protein sequence is MKKQHIRYILIGIGLLLILFVGYHLYLQYRTDIHLLLDPQASRKEWMTEIRSHGVTAAIILVVLISLMCAVPGIPTSVIGVLVGLSYGPLLGTAINVSGNALGNILSIALMQHVSFMDHSKKENRWVKAIRRMKHPKIGVMIGYMVPVIPSSVVNFAATSLNLSIRELVLSILIGVVPSSLLYACGGEALFHGKHIKAILLVASVLVLTVLVIIIYRDRRKHAVK, encoded by the coding sequence ATGAAAAAGCAACATATTCGCTATATATTGATTGGGATAGGTTTACTGTTGATTCTGTTTGTTGGTTATCATCTTTATTTACAATATCGAACAGATATCCATTTATTGCTCGATCCACAAGCAAGTCGGAAAGAGTGGATGACGGAGATCCGTTCTCATGGGGTTACGGCAGCAATCATTTTGGTTGTGCTGATCAGTTTGATGTGCGCGGTTCCCGGTATTCCAACTTCTGTGATTGGCGTACTCGTCGGTTTAAGTTATGGACCATTGCTAGGAACAGCGATCAACGTATCAGGCAATGCACTTGGAAATATACTATCAATCGCCTTGATGCAACATGTATCTTTTATGGACCATAGCAAAAAAGAGAATCGTTGGGTCAAAGCAATCAGACGAATGAAACATCCAAAAATAGGTGTGATGATCGGTTATATGGTGCCAGTGATCCCATCTTCCGTGGTGAATTTTGCCGCCACATCTTTAAATCTTTCGATTCGTGAGTTAGTCTTGTCGATCCTTATTGGTGTCGTACCATCCTCACTTTTATACGCATGTGGCGGAGAAGCATTGTTTCATGGGAAACATATAAAAGCGATTCTGTTGGTAGCTAGTGTGTTAGTTTTAACTGTTTTAGTGATTATTATCTATCGAGATCGTAGAAAACACGCTGTTAAATAA
- a CDS encoding adenine deaminase C-terminal domain-containing protein — MKIDLLIRDAQVFNTAKQCFEKKHVTVSGEKFYYVTAKDIRHLEILQEIDGRGKYMIPGLIDSHMHIESSMTTPSIFSKAVLPFGVTTVIADAHEMANVFGLEGLTEFMNAETELDIFHAIPSSVPSTTPELETTGGIIGLAETEKLLDNPKVICLGEAMNFHGIAHEPTSLIRQIIDLCKEKRPTMPLEGHCPKIYEEELAAFMYSGISSDHTHQFPESLAEKIENGMFIQFQNKSITPENMAVITENEYYDYACIITDDVMADDLLTGHLNENLKKAVEAGLPIEQAIYMTTFTPARRMGLNDRGLIGPGRLADFILLDDLTSFSISAVFKSGKEVYQKGDTIRYPEKIEQFPDSYSQTVHCKKLSLDDLRLAVKTELPSVRCNVIRKHEIGTFTERITKEIPVKEGYLDWENSDCDLLIVMERYGKNGNVAYALMEEPITKPGSIATTWAHDHHNVMVMGNNAQNILLAQQKLLELQGGYVVVNDGELAATCPLPIGGIVSQAPIEELGQDLKSVRREMQNLGYKNMNEIMSFSTLSLPVSPAIKMTDKGMMNTKTQEFYPLIFPEDGVLL, encoded by the coding sequence GTGAAGATTGACTTACTGATTAGAGATGCTCAAGTATTCAACACAGCCAAACAATGTTTTGAAAAGAAACATGTCACTGTCAGTGGTGAAAAGTTTTATTATGTTACAGCAAAGGATATTCGTCACTTGGAGATTCTTCAAGAAATAGATGGACGAGGCAAATACATGATTCCTGGTTTGATCGACAGCCATATGCACATTGAAAGTTCGATGACTACGCCAAGTATTTTTTCAAAAGCCGTTTTGCCGTTTGGCGTGACGACGGTGATTGCGGATGCGCATGAGATGGCAAATGTTTTTGGGCTTGAGGGCCTGACTGAATTCATGAATGCCGAAACGGAGCTTGATATTTTCCATGCGATTCCGTCATCTGTTCCTTCCACCACACCGGAACTAGAAACAACTGGAGGAATCATCGGGTTAGCTGAAACAGAAAAACTGTTAGACAATCCAAAAGTGATTTGTTTAGGAGAAGCAATGAACTTCCATGGTATTGCACATGAACCAACATCATTGATCCGTCAAATCATTGATCTATGTAAAGAAAAACGACCAACGATGCCATTGGAAGGCCATTGCCCTAAGATTTACGAAGAAGAATTGGCCGCGTTTATGTATAGTGGGATTTCTTCCGATCATACGCATCAGTTTCCAGAATCTTTAGCAGAAAAAATTGAGAACGGTATGTTCATCCAATTTCAAAACAAATCGATCACACCAGAAAACATGGCGGTGATCACAGAAAATGAGTACTATGACTATGCGTGTATCATCACAGATGATGTGATGGCGGACGATCTGCTGACTGGGCATTTAAATGAAAATCTGAAAAAAGCAGTGGAGGCAGGCCTACCGATTGAGCAAGCAATCTATATGACAACTTTTACGCCAGCTCGCAGAATGGGGTTGAATGATCGTGGATTGATCGGTCCGGGTCGATTGGCTGATTTTATTCTGTTGGATGATTTAACGTCATTCTCTATTTCTGCGGTCTTTAAATCGGGAAAAGAAGTCTACCAGAAAGGTGACACGATCCGTTATCCAGAAAAAATCGAACAGTTTCCTGATTCATATAGTCAAACAGTTCATTGTAAAAAACTTTCGTTAGACGATCTCCGCTTAGCAGTCAAAACAGAGTTACCAAGTGTCCGTTGTAATGTCATTCGGAAACATGAGATTGGAACATTTACGGAACGAATCACGAAGGAAATTCCGGTCAAAGAAGGGTATCTCGATTGGGAAAATTCGGACTGCGACCTGTTGATCGTCATGGAACGCTATGGAAAAAATGGCAATGTTGCTTATGCTTTGATGGAAGAACCTATTACAAAACCAGGGAGTATTGCGACAACTTGGGCGCATGATCATCATAACGTGATGGTGATGGGGAATAACGCCCAAAATATTCTGTTGGCGCAGCAAAAATTGTTGGAATTACAAGGGGGCTATGTGGTAGTCAATGATGGGGAATTAGCAGCGACCTGCCCTCTGCCAATCGGAGGGATCGTTTCGCAAGCGCCGATTGAAGAGTTAGGACAAGATTTGAAATCTGTGCGTAGAGAAATGCAAAATCTAGGCTACAAAAATATGAATGAGATCATGTCGTTTTCTACATTGTCATTGCCAGTTTCGCCTGCAATCAAAATGACTGATAAAGGGATGATGAATACGAAAACACAAGAATTTTATCCATTGATTTTCCCAGAAGATGGGGTTCTATTATGA
- the rplA gene encoding 50S ribosomal protein L1: MAKKSKKMQEALKKVDSSKVYSVAEAVALAKETNIAKFDATVEVAYRLNVDPKKADQQIRGAVVLPNGTGKTQTVLVFAKGDKAKEAEAAGADFVGDDDMVQKIQNGWFDFDVVVATPDMMATVGRLGRVLGPKGLMPNPKTGTVTMDVTKAVNEVKAGKVTYRVDKAGNIHVPIGKVSFDNEKLVENFAAIHDVLVKAKPSAAKGQYMKNITVTTTFGPGIHVDQASF; the protein is encoded by the coding sequence ATGGCTAAAAAGAGCAAAAAAATGCAAGAAGCATTGAAAAAAGTTGATTCAAGTAAAGTTTATTCTGTTGCTGAAGCAGTAGCATTAGCAAAAGAAACAAACATTGCTAAATTTGATGCAACAGTTGAAGTTGCATACCGTCTAAACGTAGACCCTAAAAAAGCAGACCAACAAATCCGTGGAGCTGTTGTATTACCAAACGGAACTGGTAAAACACAAACTGTTTTAGTATTTGCTAAAGGAGACAAAGCAAAAGAAGCTGAAGCAGCTGGTGCAGACTTCGTTGGTGACGACGACATGGTTCAAAAAATCCAAAATGGATGGTTTGACTTTGACGTAGTTGTTGCAACACCTGATATGATGGCTACTGTAGGTCGTCTAGGACGTGTATTAGGACCTAAAGGCTTAATGCCAAACCCTAAAACTGGTACTGTAACAATGGACGTAACAAAAGCTGTAAACGAAGTAAAAGCTGGTAAAGTAACTTACCGCGTTGACAAAGCTGGAAACATCCATGTACCAATCGGTAAAGTTTCTTTCGACAACGAAAAATTAGTTGAAAACTTTGCTGCGATCCATGATGTATTAGTGAAAGCTAAACCATCAGCAGCTAAAGGTCAATACATGAAAAACATTACTGTAACAACAACATTTGGACCTGGTATCCATGTAGACCAAGCTTCTTTCTAA
- a CDS encoding MFS transporter, with translation METNKQTPLSKSLILLLAITCGVVVANMYYIQPIGTKVAANLSVNTSAVGLLTMLTQLGYALGLLFLVPLGDVVDRPKLIIRMAGLSALSLLAAFFAPNFALFAVASFLIGLLSIVPQIIIPYGAVLAGPAARGKTMGVLLSGLLMGILLSRTVSGLLASWFSWRSVYLFALFLVAALTFLLYLKLPRTQGTLEKESTVSYLDSLKSLPKLVKHQRLLREAAINGFFMFGTFSLFWSTLIFYISSPAYGWGTFEAGILAIFGLSGAVAAPIVGRLADSYSERRIVGMGLVMQTISFLALFIAGDYIAVLLVAIILLDVGNQFGQVANQSRVQGLGEATSNRNNTIFMFMYFIGGATGSLLGSVMWQHYGWTGVTVTGLVFQLCAFWFQAVVYPNKRR, from the coding sequence ATGGAAACAAATAAGCAAACACCGCTTTCGAAATCATTGATTTTATTATTAGCGATCACCTGTGGGGTAGTCGTTGCCAATATGTATTACATCCAACCGATTGGCACTAAAGTAGCGGCGAATTTGTCAGTTAATACGAGTGCTGTCGGTTTATTGACCATGCTGACTCAACTTGGCTATGCTTTAGGTTTATTATTTTTAGTTCCACTGGGAGATGTCGTGGATCGACCTAAATTGATCATTCGTATGGCAGGGTTATCTGCGCTATCTTTGTTAGCCGCTTTCTTTGCACCAAACTTTGCTTTATTTGCGGTTGCATCTTTCTTGATTGGGCTATTGTCGATCGTACCGCAAATCATTATTCCTTATGGAGCGGTACTTGCTGGACCAGCTGCACGAGGAAAAACGATGGGCGTCTTACTGAGCGGTTTACTGATGGGGATCTTGCTTTCTCGAACAGTCTCGGGATTACTTGCTAGTTGGTTCTCATGGCGTAGCGTTTATCTGTTTGCGCTTTTCCTAGTCGCAGCGTTGACTTTTTTACTCTATTTAAAACTGCCGAGAACACAAGGGACGTTAGAAAAAGAATCAACAGTGTCTTATCTTGACTCGTTAAAAAGCTTACCGAAGCTTGTTAAACATCAACGATTGTTGCGTGAAGCAGCGATCAATGGCTTTTTTATGTTTGGTACGTTTTCACTTTTTTGGTCGACCTTGATTTTTTATATCAGTAGTCCAGCTTATGGTTGGGGAACCTTTGAAGCAGGAATCTTGGCGATTTTTGGCTTATCTGGTGCGGTAGCTGCGCCAATCGTCGGTCGATTGGCAGATTCATACTCTGAAAGAAGAATCGTTGGAATGGGCTTAGTGATGCAGACGATCAGTTTTCTTGCCCTATTCATTGCTGGTGATTATATCGCTGTTTTATTAGTTGCAATCATATTGTTAGATGTCGGCAATCAGTTTGGACAAGTAGCGAATCAAAGTAGAGTGCAAGGACTTGGGGAAGCAACGAGCAATCGAAACAACACGATTTTTATGTTTATGTATTTTATTGGCGGAGCGACAGGTTCTTTATTAGGCTCAGTGATGTGGCAACATTATGGTTGGACAGGCGTAACTGTTACAGGATTGGTTTTTCAGTTGTGTGCTTTTTGGTTTCAAGCAGTTGTCTATCCTAATAAAAGAAGATAG